A DNA window from Bradyrhizobium sp. CCBAU 53421 contains the following coding sequences:
- a CDS encoding aldolase, translated as MSETKLREDICRFGRSLFERGLTPGSSGNISVRLDDGGWLVTPTNASLGFLDPAKMSRLDGNGRLVSGDAPTKEVPLHTALYQTRTSAGAVVHLHSTHSVALSMLPEIDPRAALPAMTAYYVMKCGQTALVPYYRPGDPAVADAIRGLAGKYSSVLLANHGPVVSGDTLEAAVFATEELEETAKLYLLLRGLNPRYLSPDQVADLTRTFGLVLPDHSH; from the coding sequence ATGAGCGAAACAAAGCTTCGTGAGGATATCTGCCGGTTCGGCCGCTCGCTGTTCGAGCGCGGGCTGACGCCGGGCTCCTCCGGCAATATCAGCGTCCGGCTCGACGACGGCGGCTGGCTGGTGACGCCGACCAACGCCTCGCTCGGTTTCCTCGATCCGGCGAAAATGTCGCGGCTCGACGGCAACGGCCGGCTGGTCTCCGGCGATGCCCCGACCAAGGAAGTGCCGCTGCACACCGCCCTCTACCAGACGCGCACCAGCGCCGGCGCGGTGGTCCATCTGCACTCGACCCATTCGGTCGCGCTTTCGATGCTGCCCGAGATCGACCCGCGCGCCGCGTTGCCGGCGATGACGGCCTATTATGTCATGAAGTGCGGCCAGACCGCGCTGGTGCCCTACTATCGTCCCGGCGACCCCGCCGTTGCCGACGCGATCAGGGGGCTGGCCGGGAAATATTCATCGGTGCTGCTCGCCAATCACGGTCCCGTCGTCTCCGGCGACACGCTGGAAGCCGCGGTGTTCGCGACCGAGGAGCTCGAGGAAACCGCAAAGCTCTATCTGCTGCTGCGCGGGCTGAACCCGCGCTATCTCTCGCCCGACCAGGTGGCGGATTTGACCAGGACGTTCGGGCTCGTGCTGCCGGATCACTCTCATTAG
- the otnI gene encoding 2-oxo-tetronate isomerase yields MPRFAANLTMMFNEVPFLDRFDAAAKAGFTAVEFLFPYDHPAEEVGKRLKGAGLTQALFNLPPGDWNAGEKGFAALPDRFADLQASLRTALPYAQATGVERVHLMAGIADRSDARAVAAFRKSVAHAAEFFAPHGLDVVIEPINPRNVPGYFLNDFLFARDLINELKIPNLKLQFDIYHCQIIHGDVTMRLREMMPIIGHIQIASIPSRNEPDGEELNYPFLFGELDRLGYNGFAGCEYNPRGKTTDGLAWFKPYAGVKP; encoded by the coding sequence ATGCCCCGCTTTGCCGCCAATCTCACCATGATGTTCAACGAGGTCCCGTTCCTCGACCGCTTCGACGCCGCGGCGAAAGCGGGCTTCACCGCGGTCGAGTTCCTGTTTCCGTACGACCATCCGGCCGAGGAGGTCGGCAAGCGGCTGAAGGGCGCGGGGCTGACGCAGGCGCTGTTCAACCTGCCGCCGGGCGACTGGAACGCCGGCGAGAAGGGATTTGCCGCGCTGCCGGATCGCTTCGCCGATTTGCAAGCGAGCCTGAGGACCGCATTGCCTTATGCGCAGGCGACCGGCGTCGAGCGCGTGCATCTGATGGCCGGGATAGCCGACCGTAGCGATGCCAGGGCCGTCGCCGCATTTCGCAAGTCGGTCGCGCATGCCGCCGAGTTCTTCGCGCCGCACGGCCTCGACGTCGTGATCGAGCCGATCAATCCGCGCAACGTGCCCGGCTACTTCCTCAACGATTTCCTCTTCGCGCGCGACCTGATCAACGAGCTCAAGATCCCGAACCTCAAGCTGCAATTCGACATCTACCACTGCCAGATCATTCATGGCGACGTCACGATGCGGCTGCGCGAGATGATGCCGATCATCGGCCACATCCAGATCGCCTCGATCCCCTCGCGCAACGAGCCCGACGGCGAGGAGCTGAACTATCCGTTCCTGTTCGGCGAGCTGGACCGGCTCGGTTATAACGGCTTCGCCGGCTGCGAATATAATCCGCGCGGCAAGACCACCGATGGTCTCGCCTGGTTCAAGCCCTATGCCGGAGTGAAGCCGTGA
- the otnK gene encoding 3-oxo-tetronate kinase, protein MTLALGCIADDYTGASDLANTLTRAGLRTVQTIGVPADDLALPEVDAVVVSLKSRSIEAGLAVTRSRAAEAWLRGRGAAHVLFKICSTFDSTDAGNIGPVMDALRADSGDSIVLVTPAFPETGRTVYQGNLFVGSVPLNESPLKDHPLNPMHDSNLVRVLARQSKTKVGLVDLATLARGTDAVRAKLAELAGAGLGAAIVDAVFDRDLETIGQVALDQRLSVGASGIGLGLARALVAAGKAKSSAESATSKAAVGGPAACLAGSCSQATLRQIASAEKVMPVLHLDSERVIAGKDETQRALAWAKERLGAGPILIASSSTPEEVTALQSRHGRDAAGHAIEQALADIAEGLVQSGVHRLVVAGGETSGAVVDRLGIPGFLVGAEIAAGVPVLRAVGARSGQMVLALKSGNFGGPEFFSDALALMP, encoded by the coding sequence GTGACACTCGCACTCGGTTGCATCGCCGACGACTACACCGGCGCCTCCGACCTCGCCAACACGCTGACCCGCGCCGGCCTGCGCACGGTGCAGACCATCGGCGTGCCCGCCGACGATCTCGCACTGCCCGAGGTCGACGCCGTCGTGGTGTCGCTGAAGAGCCGCTCGATCGAGGCCGGCCTTGCCGTGACGCGTTCGCGTGCGGCGGAGGCCTGGCTGCGCGGCCGGGGCGCCGCGCATGTCCTGTTCAAGATCTGCTCGACCTTCGATTCCACCGACGCCGGCAATATCGGCCCGGTGATGGACGCATTGCGCGCCGATTCCGGGGACAGCATCGTGCTGGTGACGCCGGCGTTCCCGGAGACCGGCCGCACCGTCTATCAGGGCAATCTGTTCGTCGGCTCGGTGCCGCTGAACGAGAGCCCGCTGAAGGACCATCCGCTCAACCCGATGCATGATTCCAATCTGGTCCGCGTGCTGGCGCGCCAGAGCAAGACCAAGGTCGGCCTGGTCGATCTCGCGACGCTCGCCCGAGGCACCGACGCCGTTCGGGCGAAGCTCGCCGAGCTCGCGGGCGCGGGCCTGGGTGCTGCGATCGTCGATGCGGTGTTCGACCGCGACCTCGAGACCATCGGGCAGGTCGCGCTGGATCAGCGTCTGTCGGTCGGCGCCTCCGGCATCGGGCTTGGATTGGCGCGGGCGCTGGTGGCCGCGGGCAAAGCCAAATCGTCGGCCGAAAGTGCAACCTCCAAGGCCGCGGTCGGCGGGCCGGCCGCCTGCCTCGCCGGCAGTTGCTCGCAAGCGACCTTGCGGCAGATCGCCAGCGCCGAGAAGGTGATGCCGGTCCTGCACCTCGACTCCGAGCGGGTGATCGCCGGCAAGGACGAGACGCAGCGGGCGCTCGCCTGGGCCAAGGAGCGGCTCGGGGCGGGGCCGATCCTGATCGCCAGCAGCTCGACTCCGGAGGAGGTGACTGCCCTGCAATCCCGTCATGGCCGTGATGCAGCCGGACATGCGATCGAGCAGGCACTGGCCGACATCGCGGAGGGACTGGTGCAGTCGGGTGTGCACAGGCTGGTGGTCGCCGGTGGTGAAACGTCAGGCGCCGTGGTCGATCGCCTGGGGATTCCGGGATTCCTGGTCGGTGCAGAAATCGCTGCGGGCGTGCCGGTTCTGCGCGCGGTCGGCGCCAGAAGCGGCCAGATGGTGCTTGCCCTCAAATCAGGCAATTTCGGCGGGCCGGAGTTCTTCTCGGATGCGCTGGCTTTGATGCCTTGA
- the ltnD gene encoding L-threonate dehydrogenase, which produces MSSSATPHVAVIGLGSMGYGMATSLKRAGLVVTGCDVSADAVARFVADGGKGAKTPAEAAREADIVVSVVVNAAQTEAILFGKDGATETLAKDAVFISSATMDPDIARRLAKQLEATGRHYLDAPISGGAQRAAQGELTILASGSAAAFAKARPALDAMAAKLYELGDAAGQGAAFKMINQLLAGVHIAAASEAIAFAAKQGLDIRKVYEVITASAGNSWMFENRMPHVLDGDYAPRSAVEIFVKDLGIIQDMARNARFPVPVSAAALQMFLMTSAAGMGRDDDASVARMYAQVTGTKLPGAK; this is translated from the coding sequence ATGTCCAGTTCCGCAACACCGCACGTCGCCGTCATCGGGCTGGGGTCGATGGGATACGGCATGGCGACCTCGCTCAAGCGCGCCGGTCTTGTCGTGACCGGCTGCGACGTCTCGGCCGACGCCGTCGCGCGCTTCGTGGCTGACGGCGGCAAGGGCGCGAAAACGCCGGCTGAAGCGGCCAGGGAGGCCGATATCGTCGTCAGCGTCGTCGTCAATGCGGCGCAAACCGAGGCCATCCTGTTCGGCAAGGACGGCGCCACCGAGACCCTTGCCAAGGACGCGGTCTTCATTTCCTCGGCGACCATGGATCCCGATATCGCCCGCCGGCTGGCCAAGCAGCTGGAGGCGACCGGCCGGCATTATCTCGATGCACCGATCTCCGGCGGCGCGCAGCGCGCGGCGCAGGGCGAGCTGACCATTCTGGCGTCCGGCAGTGCGGCGGCGTTCGCGAAGGCGCGGCCGGCACTGGATGCGATGGCGGCGAAGCTCTACGAGCTCGGCGACGCGGCCGGGCAGGGCGCCGCGTTCAAGATGATCAACCAATTGCTGGCCGGCGTTCATATTGCAGCCGCCTCCGAGGCGATCGCCTTTGCCGCCAAGCAGGGCCTCGATATCCGCAAGGTCTATGAGGTGATCACGGCGTCGGCCGGCAATTCGTGGATGTTCGAGAACCGCATGCCGCATGTGCTCGACGGCGACTATGCGCCGCGCAGCGCGGTGGAGATTTTCGTCAAGGACCTCGGCATCATCCAGGACATGGCGCGCAATGCGCGCTTCCCGGTGCCGGTCTCGGCCGCGGCGCTGCAGATGTTCCTGATGACGTCGGCCGCCGGCATGGGCCGTGACGACGATGCGTCGGTGGCGCGGATGTACGCGCAGGTCACCGGTACCAAGCTTCCCGGCGCGAAATAA
- a CDS encoding efflux RND transporter permease subunit gives MIALVRIALSRPYTFVVLAILLLIIGPLAALRTPTDIFPDIRIPVIGVVWQYTGLPPDQMAGRITSPFQRALTTTVNDIEHIVANSYNGVGIIKIFFQPNVDIRTANAQVTAISQTLLKQMPPGATPPLILNYSASTVPIIQVALSGEGLTEQNLADIGINQLRTPLVTVPGAAIPYPFGGKQRQVQIDLNSTALQARGLAGQDVANALAAQNLITPVGTQKIGNFEYTINLNNSPLRLEELGDLPIKQVNGAMVYVRDVATVRDGNPPQTNIVHVDGNRSVLMMVLKAGATSTLDIISGIKQKVIEVKDQMPDALKIGFIGDQSVFVRGAITGVAFEGVIAALLTSVMILLFLGSWRSTVIIAVSIPLSVLGAIIMLSLIGETLNIMTLGGLALAVGILVDDATVTIENINYHLEQGKPVEQSILDGANQIVTPAFVSLLCICIVFVPMFFLTGVARFLFVPMAEAVMFAMIWSFILSRSLVPTMANYLLQAHVHHEGGPPKSRNPLVWFQRGFEARFERVRSGYHGLLAMALGHRKVFVGGFLAVVAASFLLVPFLGRNFFPSVDAGNILMHVRTQVGTRVEETANQLADIQKAIRKLVPGEIETMTDNIGMPISGINMTYNNTGVIGPQDGDIQIRLKEGHKPTEQHVRTLREQLPRLFPGTSFAFLPADIVSQILNFGAPAPIDLQIRGANLDANFAYANKLLAKIKRIPGIADARIQQSPNNPTFNIDVDRTRAQYVGLTERDVTNSLVVNLAGSSQVAPTYYLNPDNGVSYSIVMQTPQYQIDSLSALQTLPITATGNTQAPILGGIADIKRVTSSAVVSQYDIQSLVQIYATTQGRDLGGVATDVRQLIADTAKEVPKGSSVVLLGQVQTMNSAFTGLLLGLLGAVVLIYFLIVVNFQSWSDPFVIITALPAALAGIVWMLFTTQTTLSVPALTGAIMCMGVATANSVLVISFARERYEELGDPVAAALEAGFVRFRPVLMTALAMIIGMAPMALGLGEGGEQNAPLGRAVIGGLIFATFATLMFVPVVFSMVHKKQGAKAAASSEIPHAAH, from the coding sequence ATGATCGCACTGGTCCGTATCGCACTGAGCCGGCCGTATACTTTCGTCGTGCTCGCGATCCTGCTCTTGATCATCGGACCGCTGGCGGCGCTGCGCACGCCGACCGACATCTTTCCCGACATCCGCATCCCCGTGATCGGCGTGGTCTGGCAGTACACCGGCCTGCCGCCCGACCAGATGGCCGGCCGCATCACTTCGCCGTTCCAGCGCGCACTGACCACGACGGTCAACGACATCGAGCACATCGTCGCCAATTCCTATAACGGCGTCGGCATCATCAAGATCTTCTTCCAGCCCAACGTCGACATCCGCACCGCCAACGCCCAGGTCACCGCGATCTCGCAGACACTGCTCAAGCAGATGCCGCCGGGCGCGACGCCGCCGCTGATCCTGAACTACAGCGCCTCGACGGTTCCGATCATCCAGGTCGCATTGTCGGGCGAAGGCCTGACCGAGCAGAACCTCGCCGATATCGGCATCAACCAGCTGCGCACGCCGCTGGTCACGGTGCCCGGTGCTGCGATCCCGTATCCGTTCGGCGGCAAGCAGCGCCAGGTCCAGATCGATCTCAATTCGACCGCGCTGCAGGCGCGCGGCCTGGCGGGCCAGGACGTCGCCAACGCGCTCGCCGCGCAGAACCTGATCACGCCGGTCGGCACCCAGAAGATCGGCAACTTCGAATACACCATCAACCTCAACAACTCGCCGCTGCGGCTCGAAGAGCTCGGCGACCTGCCGATCAAGCAGGTCAACGGCGCGATGGTCTATGTCCGTGACGTCGCCACCGTTCGCGATGGCAACCCGCCGCAGACCAACATCGTCCATGTCGACGGCAACCGCTCGGTCTTGATGATGGTGCTGAAGGCGGGCGCCACCTCGACGCTCGATATCATCTCCGGCATCAAGCAGAAGGTGATCGAGGTCAAGGACCAGATGCCGGACGCGCTGAAGATCGGCTTCATCGGCGACCAGTCGGTGTTCGTCCGTGGCGCGATCACCGGCGTCGCCTTCGAGGGCGTGATCGCCGCGCTGCTGACCAGCGTGATGATCCTGTTGTTCCTCGGCAGCTGGCGCTCGACCGTCATCATCGCGGTGTCGATCCCGCTGTCGGTGCTCGGCGCCATCATCATGCTGTCCCTGATCGGCGAGACGCTGAACATCATGACGCTCGGCGGCCTTGCGCTCGCGGTCGGCATCCTCGTCGACGACGCCACGGTGACGATCGAGAACATCAACTACCACCTCGAGCAGGGCAAGCCGGTCGAGCAGTCGATCCTCGATGGCGCCAATCAGATCGTGACGCCGGCCTTCGTCTCGCTGCTCTGTATCTGCATCGTGTTCGTGCCGATGTTCTTCCTGACCGGCGTGGCGCGCTTCCTGTTCGTGCCGATGGCCGAAGCGGTGATGTTCGCGATGATCTGGTCGTTCATCCTGTCGCGCAGTCTGGTGCCGACGATGGCGAACTATCTGCTGCAGGCGCATGTCCATCACGAGGGCGGGCCGCCGAAATCGCGCAATCCCCTGGTCTGGTTCCAGCGTGGCTTCGAGGCGCGGTTCGAGCGTGTCCGCAGCGGCTATCATGGCCTGCTCGCGATGGCGCTCGGTCACCGCAAGGTGTTCGTCGGCGGCTTTCTCGCGGTCGTTGCCGCGTCGTTCCTCTTGGTGCCGTTTCTGGGGCGCAACTTCTTCCCGTCGGTCGATGCCGGCAACATCCTGATGCATGTCCGCACCCAGGTCGGCACCCGCGTCGAGGAGACCGCCAACCAGCTCGCCGATATCCAGAAGGCGATCCGCAAGCTGGTCCCCGGCGAGATCGAGACCATGACCGACAACATCGGCATGCCGATCTCCGGCATCAACATGACCTATAACAACACCGGCGTGATCGGTCCGCAGGACGGCGATATCCAGATCCGCCTGAAGGAAGGCCACAAGCCGACCGAGCAGCATGTCCGCACGCTGCGTGAGCAACTGCCCCGGCTGTTCCCGGGCACCAGCTTCGCGTTCCTGCCGGCCGACATCGTCAGCCAGATCCTGAACTTCGGCGCGCCGGCGCCGATCGATTTGCAGATCCGCGGCGCCAACCTCGACGCCAACTTCGCCTACGCCAACAAGCTGCTGGCCAAGATCAAGCGCATCCCCGGCATCGCCGACGCGCGGATCCAGCAGTCGCCGAACAATCCGACCTTCAACATCGACGTCGACCGCACCCGCGCGCAATATGTCGGCCTGACCGAGCGCGACGTCACCAACTCGCTGGTCGTCAACCTCGCCGGCTCCTCGCAGGTCGCGCCGACCTACTATCTCAACCCTGATAACGGCGTGTCCTATTCGATCGTGATGCAGACGCCGCAATACCAGATCGACTCGCTGAGCGCGCTGCAGACGCTGCCGATCACCGCGACCGGCAACACCCAGGCGCCGATCCTCGGCGGTATCGCCGACATCAAGCGCGTGACCTCGAGCGCGGTGGTGTCGCAATACGACATCCAGTCGCTGGTGCAGATCTACGCCACGACGCAGGGCCGCGATCTCGGCGGCGTCGCAACCGACGTGCGCCAGCTGATCGCGGATACCGCCAAGGAGGTGCCGAAGGGCTCGTCCGTGGTGCTGCTCGGCCAGGTGCAGACCATGAACTCGGCCTTCACCGGCCTGTTGCTCGGCCTGCTCGGCGCGGTCGTCCTGATCTACTTCCTGATCGTCGTGAACTTCCAGTCCTGGTCGGATCCGTTCGTGATCATCACGGCGCTGCCCGCCGCGCTGGCCGGCATCGTCTGGATGCTGTTCACCACCCAGACCACGCTGTCGGTTCCGGCGCTCACCGGCGCCATCATGTGCATGGGCGTTGCGACCGCCAACAGCGTGCTGGTGATCAGCTTCGCGCGCGAACGCTATGAGGAGCTCGGCGATCCCGTCGCGGCGGCGCTGGAGGCCGGATTCGTCCGGTTCCGTCCGGTGCTGATGACCGCGCTCGCCATGATCATCGGCATGGCGCCGATGGCGCTGGGACTGGGCGAGGGCGGCGAGCAGAACGCGCCGCTGGGCCGCGCCGTGATCGGCGGCCTGATCTTTGCAACCTTCGCGACGCTGATGTTTGTTCCCGTGGTATTCAGTATGGTACACAAGAAGCAAGGCGCCAAAGCCGCCGCCTCATCGGAGATTCCGCATGCAGCCCACTGA
- a CDS encoding methyl-accepting chemotaxis protein: MFAKFSIRAKIIAAVAFLLVALTGMGLLAVWNMRAINASTVDISTNWLPSVRVLGELRAGVITYRNVIREHMLSETLEDKLAAEKTLTSVVEMNTKARARYEPMITTPEERALYRQWSDTWDKYKKGTEEVMSLSRKEAGKLPHEAHELNTKVVNKIGLEADEILNKDIELNNTGADKAAQDSASNYSSALMMVAAILGLAILISVGVSFYTVRDISAGIASIVSPMQALGRGDLTANVPHQGEKTEIGAMADTLQVFKEALVAKKAADEAAAADAEAKIERGRRVDTITRNFEQMIGEIVQTVSSASTQLEASASTLSSTARRSQELTTSVAAASEEASTNVQSVASATEELSSSVTEISRQVQESARMAGDAVGQARTTNDRVSELSKAAARIGDVVELINTIAGQTNLLALNATIEAARAGEAGRGFAVVASEVKALAEQTAKATGEIGQQIAGIQTATQESVGAIKEISSTIERLSEISSTIAAAVEEQGAATQEISRNVQQAAQGTQQVSANITDVQHGANETGSASTQVLSAAQSLSGDSNRLKLEVGKFLDAVRAA; the protein is encoded by the coding sequence ATGTTCGCCAAATTCTCGATCCGCGCCAAGATCATTGCCGCGGTTGCGTTCCTGCTTGTCGCGCTGACGGGCATGGGCCTGCTTGCAGTCTGGAATATGCGGGCGATCAACGCCAGCACAGTCGACATCTCGACCAATTGGTTGCCGAGCGTGCGCGTGCTCGGCGAGCTGCGCGCCGGGGTCATCACCTACCGCAACGTGATCCGCGAACACATGCTCTCCGAAACGCTCGAAGACAAGCTGGCCGCCGAGAAGACGCTCACCAGCGTCGTCGAGATGAACACAAAGGCCCGCGCCAGGTACGAGCCGATGATCACTACCCCGGAGGAGCGTGCGCTCTACCGGCAGTGGTCCGACACCTGGGACAAGTACAAAAAGGGCACCGAAGAGGTGATGAGCCTGTCGCGCAAGGAGGCTGGCAAGCTTCCGCATGAGGCGCACGAGCTCAACACCAAGGTCGTGAACAAGATCGGTCTCGAAGCGGATGAGATCCTGAACAAGGACATCGAGCTCAACAACACCGGTGCGGACAAAGCCGCGCAGGATTCTGCCAGCAACTACAGCTCGGCGCTGATGATGGTGGCGGCGATCCTCGGCCTTGCGATCCTGATCAGTGTCGGCGTCAGCTTCTACACGGTTCGCGACATTTCGGCCGGCATCGCCTCGATCGTGAGCCCGATGCAGGCGCTGGGTCGCGGCGACCTCACCGCAAACGTCCCGCACCAGGGCGAGAAGACCGAGATCGGCGCGATGGCCGATACGCTGCAGGTTTTCAAGGAAGCCCTGGTCGCCAAGAAGGCGGCCGATGAAGCCGCCGCCGCCGACGCCGAGGCCAAGATCGAGCGCGGCCGCCGGGTCGACACCATCACCCGCAATTTCGAACAGATGATCGGCGAGATCGTGCAGACCGTGTCGTCGGCCTCGACCCAGCTCGAGGCCTCGGCCTCTACGCTGTCGTCGACCGCCCGGCGTTCGCAGGAACTGACCACGTCGGTTGCCGCTGCTTCCGAGGAGGCCTCGACCAACGTGCAGTCGGTGGCGTCGGCGACCGAAGAGCTGTCGTCGTCGGTGACCGAGATCAGCCGCCAGGTGCAGGAGTCGGCGCGGATGGCCGGCGATGCCGTCGGCCAGGCGCGCACCACCAACGATCGCGTCAGCGAATTGTCGAAGGCCGCTGCGCGGATCGGCGACGTCGTCGAGCTGATCAACACGATTGCCGGCCAGACCAATCTCTTGGCGCTGAACGCCACCATCGAGGCGGCGCGCGCCGGCGAGGCCGGCCGCGGCTTCGCGGTCGTGGCGTCCGAGGTGAAGGCACTGGCGGAGCAGACTGCAAAGGCGACCGGCGAGATCGGCCAGCAGATCGCCGGCATCCAGACCGCGACCCAGGAGTCGGTCGGCGCCATCAAGGAAATCTCGTCGACCATCGAGCGGCTGTCGGAGATCTCCTCCACCATCGCAGCCGCGGTCGAGGAGCAGGGCGCGGCGACGCAGGAGATTTCGCGCAACGTGCAGCAGGCCGCGCAGGGCACCCAGCAGGTCTCGGCCAACATCACCGACGTCCAGCATGGCGCCAACGAAACCGGCTCGGCTTCGACCCAGGTGCTGTCGGCGGCGCAGTCGCTCTCGGGTGACAGCAATCGCCTCAAACTCGAGGTCGGCAAGTTCCTCGACGCCGTCCGCGCGGCCTGA